The Gammaproteobacteria bacterium genome window below encodes:
- the nth gene encoding endonuclease III, translating to MKKEKIQKIFEAFQKANPNPTTELRYTSVFELLIAVVLSAQATDISVNKATAKLYTIANTPESILKLGEEGLKHYIKTIGLFNTKAKNIIATCQQLMTMHHGQVPESREALEALPGVGRKTANVVLNTAFGLPTIAVDTHIFRVANRIGLAQGKTPLEVEKQLIKVIPDVFMKDAHHWLILHGRYTCIARNPKCFQCPIDDYCEYKDKIKR from the coding sequence ATGAAAAAAGAAAAAATCCAAAAAATTTTCGAAGCTTTTCAAAAAGCCAATCCCAACCCCACGACAGAATTGCGTTACACTTCTGTATTTGAATTATTAATCGCAGTAGTTTTATCCGCACAAGCCACAGATATCAGCGTCAACAAAGCCACTGCAAAACTGTATACTATTGCCAATACTCCTGAAAGCATTTTGAAACTCGGCGAAGAAGGATTAAAGCATTACATCAAAACCATTGGCCTATTTAATACTAAAGCCAAAAATATTATCGCGACCTGTCAGCAACTGATGACTATGCACCATGGACAAGTCCCTGAATCACGGGAAGCATTAGAAGCCTTACCCGGCGTTGGCAGAAAAACCGCTAATGTCGTTCTCAACACTGCATTTGGGCTACCTACTATCGCTGTCGATACGCACATTTTTCGTGTGGCCAATCGTATAGGATTAGCTCAAGGCAAAACGCCGTTAGAAGTCGAGAAACAACTAATCAAAGTTATTCCTGATGTTTTCATGAAGGATGCACATCATTGGTTAATCTTACACGGACGCTACACTTGTATTGCTAGAAACCCGAAATGTTTTCAGTGCCCTATTGATGATTATTGT
- a CDS encoding RnfABCDGE type electron transport complex subunit B, with amino-acid sequence MSSNKTVTIEEVDAILPQTQCGLCSYDGCKPYAEAIVNHHEALTLCPPGGTSGLKKLGTLLGQDITPFVDLMALKQKPTMLAFIREQDCIGCMKCIQACPVDAIIGSGKFMHTVIASECTGCELCVAPCPVDCIDMIEYEPFAKMNEKDTEAYKLARSNHYRQRYRDRNQRLAEQTKQQQEKYSQVKNKQEAIKAALLRAKS; translated from the coding sequence GTGAGCTCTAATAAAACAGTAACTATTGAAGAAGTTGACGCTATTTTGCCGCAAACTCAATGTGGCTTATGCAGCTATGATGGTTGCAAGCCATATGCAGAAGCTATTGTTAATCATCATGAAGCACTGACCTTATGCCCCCCCGGAGGAACTAGCGGTTTAAAAAAGCTTGGCACTCTATTGGGCCAAGATATAACGCCATTTGTTGATTTAATGGCGTTGAAACAAAAACCTACTATGCTGGCGTTTATTCGTGAGCAAGACTGTATTGGCTGCATGAAGTGTATTCAAGCTTGCCCAGTTGATGCCATCATTGGCAGCGGAAAATTTATGCATACTGTTATTGCCAGCGAATGCACCGGCTGCGAATTATGCGTCGCCCCCTGCCCGGTTGATTGTATTGATATGATTGAATACGAACCTTTTGCAAAAATGAATGAAAAAGATACTGAAGCTTATAAATTAGCACGTTCGAATCATTATCGACAACGCTATCGTGACAGAAATCAACGTTTGGCTGAACAAACCAAGCAACAGCAAGAAAAATATTCTCAAGTGAAAAACAAACAAGAAGCAATAAAAGCCGCACTGCTGCGAGCAAAATCATAA